The Mobula birostris isolate sMobBir1 chromosome 14, sMobBir1.hap1, whole genome shotgun sequence genome includes a region encoding these proteins:
- the atosa gene encoding atos homolog protein A isoform X2 — protein MVEVMLLPDCCYSDADGPSTEGSDINDPAIKQDALLLERWSLQPVPKQTGDRLIEEKSLLQAVRSYVFFSQLSAWLSASQGAVPRNILYRISATDEDMLLNFTQPPVEHVFPVPNISHSLALQVSVLSLPRQPSYPLLTCSIHTNFSFYGKNIPSQEKETYQRTIVKEQDYCNMPQVQQKYNKQTCTAIQNHELLPTSSVNVRKCPSPEISETSKVGTLSDTEKICDIRSSQTKSQSCKWANTAEITKVHPYETHTVKTLKSFSVTDSNQTSSPSTRMSLGEMNPLIGSLLQEREEVIARIAQRLSFCDQNPPSISGSHFNTVQESSSTSAKLLQSSFEEESPRSTGKETLCSSITHTESSFLENKKKARTPSQDTLITLCRKTKFGHDKTASPKPQTRRKLFPADSFTDTIGKSETKHSAERTVNKHGKSELSQINYVGKVNWKCPASGNSVNEKKSKVESLCSGSFHKNIVNSTDNSDLKLHTPIHHGPSELDASAFNRDKSDCSFNSGTCSENSVNNAKNNPVSIECSCAWHSDSVECSKFGTKSECNKLDISDDHSGTIKTNETVSSKKRDQEKIDLQTQSCDASQCLRNSTMPRRLNGDCRERPGEYQMQNKNFSKSPLRPSGSFWKKQNRRSLDGISTKVFHPCTGLPLHSSPVPPRKIQSGYFDLDTSLQRLKGVPCKSQRKYLRPENDADQGKQQLSVSAPPATSLSLLGNFEESILNFRLEPLGAVDGFTAEVGASGTFCPSHMTLPVEVSFYSVSDDNAPSPYMGVISLESLGKRGYRVPPSGTIQVTLFNPNKTVVKMFVVIYDLREMPANHQTFLRQRTFSVPVKRETVGHANKENIIQTEERILRYLVHLRFQSSKSGKIYLHRDVRLLFSRKSMEVDSGAAYELKSYTEFPTNPHFSARC, from the exons ATGGTTGAAGTGATGTTGCTTCCTGACTGTTGCTATAGTGATGCTGACGGTCCATCCACAGAGGGGAGTGATATAAACGACCCTGCTATCAAACAGGATGCTTTGCTGCTGGAAAGGTGGTCTTTACAGCCAGTTCCCAAACA AACTGGAGATCGTTTAATTGAAGAGAAAAGTCTTCTGCAGGCTGTTCGTTCATATGTCTTTTTTTCTCAGCTGAGTGCTTGGCTGAGTGCATCACAAGGTGCAGTTCCACGTAATATTCTGTACCG gATCAGTGCAACCGATGAAGATATGTTGCTAAATTTTACACAGCCACCAGTTGAACACGTGTTTCCAGTTCCTAATATTTCACACAGCCTGGCTTTGCAAGTGAGTGTGCTATCCCTCCCTAGGCAACCGAGTTACCCATTGCTGACATGCAGTATTCACACCAACTTCAGTTTCTATGGGAAAAATATCCCCAGTCAAGAAAAGGAAACTTATCAACGTACCATTGTAAAAGAGCAAGACTATTGCAACATGCCACAAGTACAACAAAAGTACAATAAGCAAACATGCACTGCTATTCAAAACCATGAATTGTTGCCAACAAGTTCAGTAAATGTAAGAAAATGCCCTTCTCCTGAGATCTCGGAAACAAGCAAAGTGGGAACATTAAGTGATACTGAAAAAATATGTGATATCAGAAGTTCACAGACTAAGTCTCAGTCTTGTAAATGGGCAAATACTGCTGAAATAACTAAGGTACATCCCTATGAAACCCATACAGTCAAAACCTTAAAGTCATTTTCTGTGACAGATTCCAATCAAACCAGCAGTCCATCTACTCGAATGTCCTTGGGTGAGATGAACCCTTTGATAGGAAGCTTGCTTCAGGAAAGAGAAGAAGTGATTGCAAGAATTGCTCAACGGCTGAGTTTTTGTGATCAAAATCCTCCATCTATTTCTGGAAGCCATTTTAATACAGTACAAGAGTCAAGTTCAACAAGTGCAAAACTACTGCAGAGCTCTTTTGAAGAAGAAAGCCCAAGAAGTACAGGGAAAGAAACACTTTGTAGTTCTATCACCCACACTGAAAGTAGTttcttagaaaacaaaaaaaaggccAGAACCCCATCTCAAGATACTCTGATCACATTATGTAGAAAGACTAAATTTGGACACGATAAAACAGCTTCTCCAAAGCCACAAACACGAAGAAAGCTATTCCCAGCTGATTCTTTTACCGATACCATTggtaaatctgaaacaaaacacTCTGCTGAAAGAACTGTAAATAAGCATGGTAAATCCGAACTGTCACAAATCAATTATGTAGGTAAAGTGAACTGGAAGTGCCCAGCATCTGGCAACAGTGTAAATGAGAAAAAATCCAAAGTTGAGTCATTGTGTTCTGGTTCCTTCCATAAGAACATTGTGAACTCTACAGATAATTCTGATTTAAAACTACATACTCCTATACATCATGGTCCTTCAGAACTTGATGCCAGTGCATTTAATAGAGACAAATCAGACTGTTCCTTTAACTCGGGCACTTGTTCTGAAAATAGTGTCAACAATGCAAAAAATAATCCAGTTAGTATAGAATGTTCATGTGCCTGGCATTCAGACTCTGTAGAATGTAGCAAATTTGGGACTAAAAGTGAATGCAATAAATTGGATATTTCTGATGACCATTCTGGAACAATAAAAACAAATGAAACTGTCAGTTCAAAAAAGCGAGACCAAGAAAAGATAGACCTGCAAACCCAGAGCTGTGATGCATCGCAGTGCTTACGTAATTCAACGATGCCAAGAAGACTTAATGGAGACTGCAGAGAAAGACCTGGAGAATATCAAATGCAAAAT AAGAATTTTTCAAAATCTCCACTGAGACCTTCTGGAAGCTTTTGGAAGAAGCAAAATCGTCGTTCATTAGATGGAATCTCAACAAAAGTTTTTCATCCATGTACTGGATTACCTTTACATTCAAGTCCT GTTCCACCAAGAAAAATACAATCGGGATACTTTGACCTGGACACTTCATTGCAAAGACTAAAAGGGGTACCTTGCAAAAG CCAGAGGAAGTATTTAAGACCAGAGAATGACGCTGACCAAGGGAAGCAGCAACTGAGTGTTAGTGCTCCACCCGCAACTAGTCTAAGCCTACTTGGAAACTTTGAG GAATCTATTTTGAATTTCCGCTTGGAACCTTTAGGAGCGGTCGATGGTTTCACAGCTGAGGTGGGAGCAAGTGGAACATTCTGTCCCAGTCACATGACTCTTCCAGTTGAAGTGTCCTTCTACAGTGTCTCGGATGATAATGCACCATCACCCTACATG GGTGTGATTAGTTTGGAATCCTTGGGAAAACGAGGCTATCGAGTGCCCCCATCAGGAACAATACAAGTG ACCTTATTCAATCCTAACAAGACAGTGGTGAAGATGTTTGTAGTGATTTATGACTTGAGAGAGATGCCAGCCAATCACCAGACATTCCTACGACAGAGGACATTTTCTGTTCCTGTGAAACGTGAAACTGTTGGACATGCCAATAAAGAAAACATAATCCAGACAGAAGAAAGGATACTTCGCTACCTCGTACATTTGAG GTTCCAGAGTTCAAAATCTGGGAAGATCTACCTCCACAGAGATGTCAGACTCCTTTTTTCTCGGAAGTCAATGGAAGTTGACAGTGGTGCTGCATATGAATTAAAATCTTATACAGAGTTTCCAACAAATCCTCATTTTTCAGCACGATGTTAG
- the atosa gene encoding atos homolog protein A isoform X1, producing MKSDRDTIDEYFEYDAEEFLLSLTLLITEGRTPECSAKGRIEGFHCPPAQLGQSLSTKHECTEKVPQCYQARKTRSQVLVLWRNNTSIMVEVMLLPDCCYSDADGPSTEGSDINDPAIKQDALLLERWSLQPVPKQTGDRLIEEKSLLQAVRSYVFFSQLSAWLSASQGAVPRNILYRISATDEDMLLNFTQPPVEHVFPVPNISHSLALQVSVLSLPRQPSYPLLTCSIHTNFSFYGKNIPSQEKETYQRTIVKEQDYCNMPQVQQKYNKQTCTAIQNHELLPTSSVNVRKCPSPEISETSKVGTLSDTEKICDIRSSQTKSQSCKWANTAEITKVHPYETHTVKTLKSFSVTDSNQTSSPSTRMSLGEMNPLIGSLLQEREEVIARIAQRLSFCDQNPPSISGSHFNTVQESSSTSAKLLQSSFEEESPRSTGKETLCSSITHTESSFLENKKKARTPSQDTLITLCRKTKFGHDKTASPKPQTRRKLFPADSFTDTIGKSETKHSAERTVNKHGKSELSQINYVGKVNWKCPASGNSVNEKKSKVESLCSGSFHKNIVNSTDNSDLKLHTPIHHGPSELDASAFNRDKSDCSFNSGTCSENSVNNAKNNPVSIECSCAWHSDSVECSKFGTKSECNKLDISDDHSGTIKTNETVSSKKRDQEKIDLQTQSCDASQCLRNSTMPRRLNGDCRERPGEYQMQNKNFSKSPLRPSGSFWKKQNRRSLDGISTKVFHPCTGLPLHSSPVPPRKIQSGYFDLDTSLQRLKGVPCKSQRKYLRPENDADQGKQQLSVSAPPATSLSLLGNFEESILNFRLEPLGAVDGFTAEVGASGTFCPSHMTLPVEVSFYSVSDDNAPSPYMGVISLESLGKRGYRVPPSGTIQVTLFNPNKTVVKMFVVIYDLREMPANHQTFLRQRTFSVPVKRETVGHANKENIIQTEERILRYLVHLRFQSSKSGKIYLHRDVRLLFSRKSMEVDSGAAYELKSYTEFPTNPHFSARC from the exons ATACAATAGATGAGTACTTTGAATATGATGCAGAGGAGTTCTTGCTTTCTCTGACGTTGTTGATCACAGAGGGTCGTACACCAGAATGCTCGGCAAAAGGTCGTATAGAAGGGTTTCATTGCCCTCCAGCACAGCTTGGACAGTCCTTAAGTACAAAACACGAATGCACTGAAAAAGTGCCGCAG TGTTACCAGGCCAGAAAGACCAGATCTCAGGTTTTGGTTCTGTGGAGGAATAATACTTCCATCATGGTTGAAGTGATGTTGCTTCCTGACTGTTGCTATAGTGATGCTGACGGTCCATCCACAGAGGGGAGTGATATAAACGACCCTGCTATCAAACAGGATGCTTTGCTGCTGGAAAGGTGGTCTTTACAGCCAGTTCCCAAACA AACTGGAGATCGTTTAATTGAAGAGAAAAGTCTTCTGCAGGCTGTTCGTTCATATGTCTTTTTTTCTCAGCTGAGTGCTTGGCTGAGTGCATCACAAGGTGCAGTTCCACGTAATATTCTGTACCG gATCAGTGCAACCGATGAAGATATGTTGCTAAATTTTACACAGCCACCAGTTGAACACGTGTTTCCAGTTCCTAATATTTCACACAGCCTGGCTTTGCAAGTGAGTGTGCTATCCCTCCCTAGGCAACCGAGTTACCCATTGCTGACATGCAGTATTCACACCAACTTCAGTTTCTATGGGAAAAATATCCCCAGTCAAGAAAAGGAAACTTATCAACGTACCATTGTAAAAGAGCAAGACTATTGCAACATGCCACAAGTACAACAAAAGTACAATAAGCAAACATGCACTGCTATTCAAAACCATGAATTGTTGCCAACAAGTTCAGTAAATGTAAGAAAATGCCCTTCTCCTGAGATCTCGGAAACAAGCAAAGTGGGAACATTAAGTGATACTGAAAAAATATGTGATATCAGAAGTTCACAGACTAAGTCTCAGTCTTGTAAATGGGCAAATACTGCTGAAATAACTAAGGTACATCCCTATGAAACCCATACAGTCAAAACCTTAAAGTCATTTTCTGTGACAGATTCCAATCAAACCAGCAGTCCATCTACTCGAATGTCCTTGGGTGAGATGAACCCTTTGATAGGAAGCTTGCTTCAGGAAAGAGAAGAAGTGATTGCAAGAATTGCTCAACGGCTGAGTTTTTGTGATCAAAATCCTCCATCTATTTCTGGAAGCCATTTTAATACAGTACAAGAGTCAAGTTCAACAAGTGCAAAACTACTGCAGAGCTCTTTTGAAGAAGAAAGCCCAAGAAGTACAGGGAAAGAAACACTTTGTAGTTCTATCACCCACACTGAAAGTAGTttcttagaaaacaaaaaaaaggccAGAACCCCATCTCAAGATACTCTGATCACATTATGTAGAAAGACTAAATTTGGACACGATAAAACAGCTTCTCCAAAGCCACAAACACGAAGAAAGCTATTCCCAGCTGATTCTTTTACCGATACCATTggtaaatctgaaacaaaacacTCTGCTGAAAGAACTGTAAATAAGCATGGTAAATCCGAACTGTCACAAATCAATTATGTAGGTAAAGTGAACTGGAAGTGCCCAGCATCTGGCAACAGTGTAAATGAGAAAAAATCCAAAGTTGAGTCATTGTGTTCTGGTTCCTTCCATAAGAACATTGTGAACTCTACAGATAATTCTGATTTAAAACTACATACTCCTATACATCATGGTCCTTCAGAACTTGATGCCAGTGCATTTAATAGAGACAAATCAGACTGTTCCTTTAACTCGGGCACTTGTTCTGAAAATAGTGTCAACAATGCAAAAAATAATCCAGTTAGTATAGAATGTTCATGTGCCTGGCATTCAGACTCTGTAGAATGTAGCAAATTTGGGACTAAAAGTGAATGCAATAAATTGGATATTTCTGATGACCATTCTGGAACAATAAAAACAAATGAAACTGTCAGTTCAAAAAAGCGAGACCAAGAAAAGATAGACCTGCAAACCCAGAGCTGTGATGCATCGCAGTGCTTACGTAATTCAACGATGCCAAGAAGACTTAATGGAGACTGCAGAGAAAGACCTGGAGAATATCAAATGCAAAAT AAGAATTTTTCAAAATCTCCACTGAGACCTTCTGGAAGCTTTTGGAAGAAGCAAAATCGTCGTTCATTAGATGGAATCTCAACAAAAGTTTTTCATCCATGTACTGGATTACCTTTACATTCAAGTCCT GTTCCACCAAGAAAAATACAATCGGGATACTTTGACCTGGACACTTCATTGCAAAGACTAAAAGGGGTACCTTGCAAAAG CCAGAGGAAGTATTTAAGACCAGAGAATGACGCTGACCAAGGGAAGCAGCAACTGAGTGTTAGTGCTCCACCCGCAACTAGTCTAAGCCTACTTGGAAACTTTGAG GAATCTATTTTGAATTTCCGCTTGGAACCTTTAGGAGCGGTCGATGGTTTCACAGCTGAGGTGGGAGCAAGTGGAACATTCTGTCCCAGTCACATGACTCTTCCAGTTGAAGTGTCCTTCTACAGTGTCTCGGATGATAATGCACCATCACCCTACATG GGTGTGATTAGTTTGGAATCCTTGGGAAAACGAGGCTATCGAGTGCCCCCATCAGGAACAATACAAGTG ACCTTATTCAATCCTAACAAGACAGTGGTGAAGATGTTTGTAGTGATTTATGACTTGAGAGAGATGCCAGCCAATCACCAGACATTCCTACGACAGAGGACATTTTCTGTTCCTGTGAAACGTGAAACTGTTGGACATGCCAATAAAGAAAACATAATCCAGACAGAAGAAAGGATACTTCGCTACCTCGTACATTTGAG GTTCCAGAGTTCAAAATCTGGGAAGATCTACCTCCACAGAGATGTCAGACTCCTTTTTTCTCGGAAGTCAATGGAAGTTGACAGTGGTGCTGCATATGAATTAAAATCTTATACAGAGTTTCCAACAAATCCTCATTTTTCAGCACGATGTTAG